A genomic window from Gemmatimonadaceae bacterium includes:
- a CDS encoding dipeptidase, with protein MSASLDPQLSAWLDANDQRLLDDLFAFLRIPSVSARSEHKADMQAAAAWFHGQCARIGMTVETLETPGHPIVLAEWRKAPAGAPTVLIYGHYDVQPAEPLELWTSPAFEPTIRDGKIFARGSVDDKGQLWLHIGALEAHLATRGTLPVNVVVLAEGEEEVGSEHLADFVKAHRERLKCDAVVISDSTMFAPGIPSILSSLRGLAYLQLDVTGPNSDLHSGMYGGAVVNPAAALARIVASFHDADGRIAIDGFYDAVRPFPDAVRVGMRELPFDEAEFKAQLGVTDLGGEPGYTTLEKLWTRPTCEVNGLLSGYTGEGAKTVLPGQAMLKVSCRLVPDQDPKAIAKLVERHVRKHAPKGISVKVTELHGGHPWRAELDGPIYDAAARALESAFGRAPVITGEGGSIPVVNDFAQILGAPVLLIGFGLPGENAHAPDEWMAVENFTKGMRAVASLWDELAKG; from the coding sequence ATGTCCGCGTCACTTGATCCGCAACTCTCGGCCTGGCTCGACGCCAACGACCAGCGCCTGCTCGACGACCTCTTCGCCTTCCTGCGCATCCCATCCGTCTCGGCGCGCTCGGAGCACAAGGCCGATATGCAGGCGGCGGCGGCCTGGTTCCACGGCCAGTGTGCCCGCATCGGAATGACGGTCGAGACGCTCGAGACGCCGGGGCATCCCATCGTGCTCGCCGAGTGGCGCAAGGCGCCGGCCGGCGCACCGACGGTGCTCATCTACGGGCACTATGACGTCCAGCCGGCTGAGCCGCTCGAGCTGTGGACCTCACCGGCCTTCGAGCCTACCATCCGCGACGGCAAGATCTTCGCGCGCGGCAGCGTCGACGACAAAGGCCAGCTCTGGCTGCACATCGGGGCGCTCGAGGCACATCTCGCCACGCGCGGCACGCTGCCGGTGAATGTGGTCGTGCTCGCGGAAGGGGAGGAAGAAGTCGGTTCCGAGCACCTCGCCGATTTCGTGAAGGCGCACCGCGAACGCCTCAAGTGCGACGCCGTCGTCATCTCCGACTCGACGATGTTTGCGCCGGGCATTCCCAGCATCCTCAGCTCGCTGCGCGGCCTCGCCTACCTGCAGCTGGACGTCACCGGTCCGAACTCCGACCTGCATTCGGGGATGTACGGTGGCGCCGTCGTGAATCCGGCCGCCGCGCTCGCGCGCATCGTCGCGAGCTTCCACGACGCCGACGGTCGCATCGCCATTGATGGCTTCTACGATGCCGTGCGCCCGTTTCCGGATGCCGTGCGCGTCGGGATGCGTGAGCTGCCGTTCGACGAAGCCGAGTTCAAGGCGCAGCTCGGCGTCACGGACCTCGGCGGCGAGCCGGGCTACACCACGCTCGAGAAGCTCTGGACACGTCCCACCTGCGAAGTGAACGGCCTGCTCAGCGGCTACACCGGCGAAGGCGCCAAGACCGTGCTGCCCGGCCAGGCGATGCTCAAGGTCAGTTGCCGTCTCGTGCCGGACCAAGACCCGAAGGCGATCGCCAAGCTCGTCGAGCGCCACGTGCGCAAGCACGCACCCAAGGGCATCAGCGTGAAGGTGACCGAGCTGCACGGCGGCCATCCCTGGCGTGCCGAGCTCGACGGCCCGATCTACGACGCGGCTGCGCGTGCCCTCGAGTCCGCCTTCGGTCGCGCTCCGGTGATCACCGGCGAAGGCGGCTCGATTCCCGTCGTCAACGACTTCGCCCAGATCCTCGGCGCCCCCGTGCTCCTCATCGGCTTCGGCCTCCCCGGCGAGAACGCCCACGCGCCCGACGAGTGGATGGCGGTGGAGAACTTTACGAAGGGGATGCGGGCGGTTGCGTCCCTGTGGGACGAGTTGGCCAAGGGGTGA